AATTTCTGGCTCTCCACTCACAAACTAGATGGGAATGCCAGTCCCTCTGTCTTCTGTGGAATCTGGTGTATGTTTTCCTCTGCACACAATCAGATGACATCATTAGAAAAGCATGAGTGCAGGCTTTGCAGTAGGTTGAGTAGAGGTTGGTAGGGTTCTCAGTGCCACTAGGTTGCACAAAGCAAACAACCCTTGTGGATTTTCCCCAGTTGAGAGGAGaatacttgaatatttttattcaccCCCGGAGGGTGAAGATCTTTGTCTCTATGGCCAGCCTAATACTGGTGCCCCTTACACTCTGTCTAGGAGTAAATTTCCAGGTATTTCTGGGTGCACAGCAAGCtggtcagcagcagcagctgctaaCTGGGCACTGGGCTCAACTGAGGCCCCTGGGATAGAATGAAGGTGGGCTGGCTTCAGGGTGAGGGTATTAGCACCACGGAGGAGCTAAAATGGGTATGTTGAGAATAGCATGGTATGTCTGTAGCAAGTACCCACCATCCCTAGAAGAGAAACTTTGGGAATTAATGTTACTCTGAGTCACACACAAACCACACAATTAACTCTAtcctgaattaaaattttaaaatttcttgtagCATTACTATcaagaatatgtatttattatagtATCACtatcaaaaatacatattaatacatAGCCAAAGCCAAGAGCAAAACATAAGGAATATTCAGGCATTGGTTAAAAGCTAGTCTTCCAGGAGGCCCAGAAGGTTAGATGGTAATGAGATGAAGGATGTGAGATTCTGTTGGCAGTAGTCACCAGTTATGACCCTAGGAAAAAAGGTAGAAATTGGGACTATGTGGAGAACTGGGGGTATCATGCAGGCCTGAAGCACTGTTTCTGCTAGTGGTTCGTCCTAAGGCCAGCAGACTTAGAGAACAGTATATGGCTGGTATGGACAGCGAAGACAGACATGAGAAAACAACTCTCTAAAAATGTGCCTTAAAGCAATAAACAAGACCGTCTTGCTCAGCAAGCTCAGATTGGGAAACTCCTGCCTTCCCATGCTTCTCTGCATCATGGCCACTGTTCCagactcctttccttcctctctgttccaGCTCAGGGCTTGGAGAGCTCTCTGAGAGTAGCACTGTCTGCACCCTGGCCCATTTCCTCACTGCCTTCTTCAAGCTCAGATGCTGGCAGGAGAAAGCTGCCTATGCCTGAAGGTCTGTTCCTTAGTAGGCGGCCCAGTTCCCTCTCATAACATTCAGCGGCTTGCAGAAGATCTCCATTCATCTTGTGAATTAATCCTTGCAGATACCAAGAATTTGGTGCATTTTGTGGGACCTGATTTTCAGCTACATTCTGTAGTTGGCATTTCATCTTTTCCTCCTCAGTTGATTTTGTGCCTATGGGCAATAATGTTGGACATCCAGTGTCTTCAGACCTCTCATGATACTCCTGAGAATTGCAATAATGCTGAGGGAGTTGTTGCCTCTCAGTGTTGGGGAGCTCCTTACTGACAGCTAGCTGATAACAGTCTCTCATTTCCGGGAGCTTCGTGAGATCACTATATGCATGCAGAGGATTTAGACCCTTCTCAATGGGTTTATTCATGTAGTCGATAGGAAGTTCCCGAAGTTCTTCAATCTTCTTCCTATTCCCATTAGTTTCAGAGTCTCCCGTCTTCTGaatttgtttgcctttttccCTATAGCAGGACGCAATCTGGTGACAGAGGTGGCTATCGTTTGGCATAGATTCCAGTGCCCTTAGCAACAATTCAATAGCTTTGTCTAGATCACCTTTCTTTTGGTAAAATTTGGCTGCATTGCGAAGGACATCTGTTTGGCGAGGAGCTTCTTCTAGGGCCTTTAAAACCAACTGCTCCCCCTCAGTGTCTTCATTCATCTTCTGCAGTGTCAGGGCCAAGAGAACTTTGATATACTGATTGTCAGGGC
This genomic interval from Camelus ferus isolate YT-003-E chromosome 11, BCGSAC_Cfer_1.0, whole genome shotgun sequence contains the following:
- the IFIT3 gene encoding interferon-induced protein with tetratricopeptide repeats 3, encoding MTSVSEVNKNSLERILLQLKCHFTWNLFKKESVSHDLEDRVCNQIEFLKPEFRATMYNLLAYIKHLNGQNEAALECLRQAEELIQQERTSQAEVRSLVTWGNYAWVYYHLGRLSEAQVYVDKVKQVCEKFSNPYSIECPELDCEEGWTLLKCGRKQNERAKVCFEKALEGKPNDPEFSSGLAIAMYSLDDKPQQQFSVDVLKKAIELSPDNQYIKVLLALTLQKMNEDTEGEQLVLKALEEAPRQTDVLRNAAKFYQKKGDLDKAIELLLRALESMPNDSHLCHQIASCYREKGKQIQKTGDSETNGNRKKIEELRELPIDYMNKPIEKGLNPLHAYSDLTKLPEMRDCYQLAVSKELPNTERQQLPQHYCNSQEYHERSEDTGCPTLLPIGTKSTEEEKMKCQLQNVAENQVPQNAPNSWYLQGLIHKMNGDLLQAAECYERELGRLLRNRPSGIGSFLLPASELEEGSEEMGQGADSATLRELSKP